A window of Halobacillus naozhouensis genomic DNA:
CTTCAAATCGCGACGTTAGACAGCCAGACGTCTTTGCGTGTTCGTATTACTGCTGAGCGCGGAAGAGGATACCGCCCAGCTGAGGGGAACAATCACGAAGATTTACCAATTGGCGTGATTCCAGTTGACTCAATCTTTACGCCCGTTTCTCGTGTAACATACCAAGTGGAAAACACTCGTATTGGTCAGACTTCAAACTTTGATAAACTAACGTTAGACGTATGGACTGACGGAAGCATTCGCCCAGAAGAGGCAATCTCTCTCGGAGCCAAGATCTATATGGAACACCTAAATATCTTTGTAGGCCTTACTGATGAAGCTCAAAAAGCTGAAATTATGGTTGAAAAAGAAGAGGACCAAAAAGAAAAGGTTCTAGAGATGACGATTGAAGAACTCGACCTCTCCGTACGTTCATACAATTGTCTGAAGCGTGCAGGTATTAACACTGTTCAGGAGCTTGCGAACAAGTCTGAGGATGACATGATGAAAGTCCGTAACCTTGGCCGTAAATCTCTTGAAGAAGTGAAGCATAAGCTGAATGAGCTCGGACTTGGTTTGAGAAAAGAAGATTAATTGATCGATCACATCTAAGAGATTCTGATAAGGGAGGGATAATCCATGGCTAGAAAGTTAGGACGTACTACCGATCAACGTATGGCGCTTCTTCGTAACTTAGCGACAGACTTGATCATTCATGAACGTATTGAAACAACAGAAGCAAAAGCAAAAGAGCTTCGTTCTGTTGTAGAAAAAATGATTACACTAGGTAAACGAGGAGATCTTCATGCCCGTCGTCAGGCTGAATCATTCCTTTACCGTGCTGATGCGAATGAAGAAGGAGATCAAACAGCCCTGCAAAAGCTGTTCTCTGATATCGCTCCACGCTATGAGGAACGCCAAGGTGGATACACTCGCGTGCTTAAGCTAGGCGAGCGTAAAGGTGACGGTGCTAAGATGGCAATCATTGAACTAGTTTAATGTGAACCATTTGTATGGACACAAAAGGGCAGGGTGGAATCTCTTGTATGAGGTTAACTCCAGCCCTTTTTTTATTTTATATTTTTCTTTTTCTGAGCAATCGGTAAGACCCCTGTTGCTTATGAAGTCAGTTTTTACAGTTGAAAAGAACTTGTCGATGTGAATCAGGAAATGTTGAAATCTATTTCCCGGGAAATAGATTTGTCGAGCAGAGGGGGGAACCTTGTGAGTGTGAGTCAGATTGAGTTTAGAAACGTATCCTTTCGCTACCAGGAGGATATGCCTTGGGTGTTAAAAAATGTTAGCTTTACCATCCCGGAGAATGAGTGGGTGGCGGTTATAGGCCATAATGGATCAGGGAAATCAACGATTGCCAAGTTGATGAATGGTTTGCTCTTCCCTCAAGAGGGAGAGATTATGGTTGATGGTCAAAAGGTTGAAGCAGAGACGGTCTGGGGTGTGAGGAAAAAGGTAGGAATGGTTTTCCAAAATCCAGACAACCAGTTTGTTGGGACTACTGTACGCGATGATGTTGCTTTCGGGATGGAGAATCATGGCATGCCAAGGCCCCTCATGATTGAGCGTATCCAGGAAAGCCTTTCTGCTGTTGGGATGAGCGGTTACGAACGGCAGGAGCCGCATCGTTTGTCTGGCGGACAGAAACAACGAGTAGCAGTTGCCAGTGTCCTAGCCGTCTCGCCAAAATATATGATTTTAGATGAGGCTACAGCCATGCTGGACCCCCAGGGTAGAAAGGAAATATTAACTACGATGCTCGATGTACAGGAGCAAAGGAACCTTTCTTTAATTACCATTACTCATGACTTACATGAGGTAGTCCAAGCGGAACGCGTTCTTGTCATGAATGAAGGAGAAGTTTGGTTAGAAGGGACCCCTCGCGAGATTTTCGCGAAAAAAGAACAATTAACTGAAATTGGCTTAGATACTCCCTTTGTCACGAAATTAGCGGATGAATTGAAATCTGCTGGTGTTGACCTTAGCCGTGAGCCACTTAATCACCAGGAGTTGCTGGAGGAACTATGGACATTTCATTCCAAGAAGTAAGCTATGTCTATCAGCCGAAGAGTCCATTTGAGCACAGGGCATTAAACAATCTCTCCTTTAACATACCATCTGGAGCTTTCGTGGCTGTAATTGGTCATACTGGTTCTGGTAAGTCCACCTTAATACAACACTTAAATGGACTTGTTCAGCCAACAGAAGGAGAAGTCATAGTTGGGGAATATCATCTTAAGGCTGGGGAGAAGAACAAACAACTAAGATCGTTACGTGAAAAGGTTGGTGTAGTCTTTCAATATCCTGAACATCAATTGTTTGAAGAAAATGTCGAAAAGGACATTGCATTTGGTCCCATGAACTTTGGTGTGCCACAAGAAGAAATCAAACGACGTACGGGAGAGGCTGTCACATCTGTTCATTTGCCTGAAGATATTCTAGATCGTTCCCCTTTTGACCTAAGTGGTGGTCAAATGCGCCGTGTCGCAATAGCGGGTGTTCTGGCCATGAATCCAGAGGTCCTAGTTCTCGATGAACCGACAGCTGGACTTGATCCAAGTGGACAGAGGGAAATTATGAATATGTTTGCCCGAATCCATAAAGAGAAAGGTCTGACAACCGTGCTGGTTACACATAGCATGGAGGACGCCTTAGATTATGCAGATCACGTCATTATTTTGAATCAAGGGGAAGTCTTCATGCAAGGAGCGCCTGCCGATATCCTTCAAAAGAAACAGGAACTGAGTGAAGTGCAGCTGGATGTCCCGGAGATTATCCATTTCATAAATCAGGCAGAAGAAAAGTTCAATATGAAAATTCCTTTTCATAAACAGTCAGTAGCAGAGTTAGCAAAGGAGTTGGCTCAGATGGTGAAGGGTGGCCGCGATCATGAGTAGTTCAATGATTATTGGTCAATATATTCCGGGGGACTCCGTTGTTCATCGACTGGATCCTCGTTCGAAAATCGCCATGATCTTCTTTTTTGTTGTGATCGTATTTTTTGCTAATTCTGTTCTGAGTTATGGTTTACTTACTCTTTTTGCCATCGGGAGTGCTATTGCTACACGTATCCCGATTCGTTACATTATTAAAGGGTTGAAACCTGTGTGGTTTCTTATTGCATTCACGTTCCTGCTTCATTTGATCGTGACGAAAGAAGGTGAGGTGCTTACGACAATCCTGGGCTGGGAGCTCTATGAAGGAGCTCTTATACAGGGAGCGGCTATCTCATTACGTTTCTTTCTGTTAATCATGGTTACGTCACTGCTTACTTTGACAACAACTCCAATTGAAATTACCGATGCGATTGAGCAGCTGCTTGGTCCTTTGAAAAAAATTCGCTTTCCGGTTCATGAGCTGGCGCTTATGATGTCAATTTCGCTTCGGTTTATTCCAACACTCATGCAGGAAACGGAAAAAATCTCAAAAGCTCAAGCTTCAAGAGGAGTAGACTTTCGCACAGGATCATTTAAAGACCGTATAAAGGCTGTTGTTCCACTTTTAGTACCTTTGTTCGTCAGCGCCTTCAAACGCGCTGAGGAGCTTGCTATGGCGATGGAGGCAAGAGGCTATAAAGGCGGGGAAGGTCGGACGAAACTGAGAGAACTTCAAATTAGCCGAACGGACTATTATATTTATATTCTATTTGCTTTAGTAGTGATTGGTTTATTTTTAACAAGGAATTAGGTGGAGGAGATCCAAATGCAGCGGTTGAAATGCAGAGTGGAATACGATGGGACAGCCTATGCCGGTTATCAAGTCCAGCCGAACGGTGTGACCATTCAGGCAAAAATTGAGAACGCACTGACCCAAATGCACAAGGGTGAAAGAGTTAAGGTTATCGCGTCAGGTAGGACCGATGCCGGTGTGCATGCAGTCGGTCAGGTCATCCACTTTGATACGAACTTACACATTCCTGCCTCTAATTGGAAAAGAGCATTAAGTTCGATGCTTCCCAGCGATATTCGTGTCGCAAATGCAGAACAGGTTTCCGAAGATTTCCATGCCCGTTACGATGCAAAAGGGAAAGAATACCGTTATTACGTATGGAATTCCCCTGAAGCTAATTTGTTTCGCCGGCTTTATACGTATCATATTAGAAAACCACTGGATATAGAATCTATGCGGGAGGCGTGCAGGTGGGTAGAAGGAGAGCATGATTTTACTTCTTTCTGTTCCCCCCGAACTGATTTGAAAGGGAGCAAAGTCCGCACCATTAGAAAAGCGGCGATTGAGCAGCAAGGGACGGAACTTGTTTTTATTTTTAAAGGAAACGGCTTTTTATATAATATGGTACGGATTCTAGTAGGCACGATTCTTGAAGTAGGACTTGGTGACCGAACGCCTGATGAGCTTAAAACGATGCTTGCAGCTGGAGACCGGAAATCAGCTGGGAAAACAGCACCGCCTCATGGGTTGTTTTTATGGAATGTAGACTATTGATCCTGGTTTTACTGAGCTGAGCTGCCTATATATGCAATTCACGATAGCTTTCGCGCAATTAAGCCGTAAAATATGCAATCATCGAAGATCCCATGAAATAATTTTAAAAAACAACGATTCCTGGTGTGCGAAGACTTGACATTGGGACAGAGAGTGTTATATTATATTCTATGGCATTTTATTTCTAGACCACGGTTAGCCCCGGAAACTAATCGTATTTGAGATAAATAATAATGAAGCTATGTGAAACTAACAATTCAGGAGGGAAACCGATATGCGCACAACTTTCATGGCAAATGAAAACAACGTGGAACGCAAATGGTTTGTTGTGGATGCTGCAGGGCAGACACTTGGCCGTTTGGCAAGCGAAGTTGCTGCGATCCTTCGCGGTAAAAATAAACCAACGTATACACCACACGTTGACACTGGTGACCATGTCATCATCATCAATGCAGGAGAAATCGAACTAACTGGTAACAAAATCAATGATAAGATTTACTATCGTCATTCTAATCACCCAAGTGGTTTGAAATCTCGTACAGCTAACGAAATGCGTACAAAATATCCTGAGCAAATGCTAGAGCTTGCTGTAAAAGGTATGCTGCCTAAAGGAAGCCTAGGACGCAAAATGGGTAAAAAACTTCATGTGTACGCTGGATCTGAGCACAAACATGAAGCACAACAACCAGAAGTTTACGAACTTCGTGGATAATTAAAGGAGGTAATCGATAGTGGCACAAGTACAATACTCCGGTACTGGACGTCGTAAAAAGTCGACAGCTCGTGTTCGCCTTGTTCCAGGAACTGGTCGTGTAGTAGTAAACAAACGTGATGCTGAAGACTTTTTCCCATATGAAACACTTCGTATGATTCTGAAACAGCCTCTTGCTGTTACAGAGACTGAAGGTAACTATGATGTTTATGTAAATGTTGATGGTGGAGGTTTCACTGGTCAAGCTGGTGCAATCCGTCACGGAATCGCCCGTGCGCTGCTTCAAGCAGATCCAGAATACCGTACACCACTTAAACGCGCAGGACTACTAACTCGTGATGCACGTATGAAAGAGCGTAAGAAATACGGTCTTAAAGGTGCACGTCGTGCTCCACAGTTCTCTAAGCGTTAATATTACTTTTCTAAAAGCCCCTTATCCTATGTCGGATAAGGGGCTTTTGTTATATAAACTTGTTTTACCTATTTGATTAAGCCATGTTTTTGCCCTTCAAGGTAAGGTTTGAGATCCTCTCATGACAGTTCATTGATATTCCCCTTTACAATGCTCACATTTTAATTCGTTATTTTTGAAGTATTTCCATAGATACCTAATACCTCATAACTCCACTCCGATCTATCGCTTTATTTTAAATGCGCCTTCCGATTTTAGGATTGCTGTGACAGCCTTTTTCATAGATGATTCCCCTTTAAGTTTTTTCTAACAGAAATAAATCGTCCAGCTATATACTTCTTGACACAATTAAATTACTAATATACACTTACTTACATAAAGTAACTAAATTATAGAAAAGGATGTAATACAAATGATAGCAAGAGGGGAAATAGGCGCCATAATTCTAAGATTATTTTTAGGCTTAACGTTCTTTATTCATGGGTTGGCTAAATTTCAAGGTGGGATTGGCAATACCGCTAGGTTCTTTGAAAGCTTAGGGATCCCGGGATTTGCTGCCTATGTGATAGCGGCCATCGAGTTAATCGGAGGTCTGGCGGTAATCGTGGGTATCGCAACAAAAGTGATATCTGTTTTATTTGCACTTATTATGGTAGGAGCTATTATGCAGGCGAAGTTTGCAGCAGGCTTTCTAGGGGGATACGAACTGGACTTAGCTTTACTAGTGATTTCCGTTTTTATTGCATTGTCGAATCGAAACATTTGGGCACTAGATAATGTGATTTTTTCCAAAAAGCAAAGTTAGATTTTTTATTCACACAGGAGGTAAGAAAGGTGGAAGTACAATTTTTTCAAGAACCCAATACATTTGTCGGACATGTCGAATTAAAAGTACAAAATTTAGAAGCATCTATTAAGTTTTATAAGGAAGTACTCGGATTTCAAATTCTAGAACAATCTGAAAGAAGAGCATCATTAACAGCTAATGGTAAAAGGCCACTACTGACAATCGAACAACCTCAGCCAGCAGGACCGAAGGAAGCTAATAGATCTGGCCTGTATCATTTTGCGATACTACTGCCTAATCGGTTAGAATTAGCGAAAATATTAAAGCACTTTGCTGAGCAGAACCAACAGCTGGGAGCATCCGACCATCTTGTGAGTGAAGCTCTTTACTTGAACGACCCCGATGGAAATGGTATTGAAATTTATACGGACCGTGAATCTTCCACATGGAACTGGCAAAACAATGAAGTGATTATGACGGTAGATCCATTAGATGCTGAAGATATTCTTGCCGAGCTTGAGGGTGAGAGCTGGGGAGGAATGCCGGAAGGGACAGTCATGGGTCATATTCATTTACATGTATCGGAATTACAGAAAACAGAAGAATTTTATAATAAAGGACTTGGCTTTGATGTAGTATGCCGATTTGGCAAGCAGGCACTGTTTATGTCTACGGGGAACTACCATCACCATATAGGCTTAAACACATGGGCTGGAGTTGGTGCTCCGGCGTCGTCAGAACAAAGTGCAGGCTTGAAAGTATTTTCTCTCGTATTTTCAAGTGAAGAAGCTAGACAAGAAGTAATTGAACAAGTGCAGCGCCTGGGGTATGAAGTTAAAAACGAAGACGGCTCTTTTGTTACGAAAGACCCTTCTGGAAATTTGATTAAGCTGACAGTTTAGAAGTGAATAATTATACAAAAACTTCCACCTCATGTCTTCCATCATTTGGATTAAAGTGGAAGTTTATACCATTAGAAAAAGGACAACCAGACTCAACTGGTTGTCCTTCTCTGTTATTTATAGAGCAGGTATTCTTCCCTTACTTTCTTAAACTCATTTAAATCCTCTTGCCATCTCTCTTGCATTTCCTCAACAGACTGACCACTTTCGATGGCTTCACGAACCCAGCCGTTTCCGATTAAGTTATCGAAGAAGGAAACGCCTGCACTGTTCTCTGCTCGGAATTCAAAGTCTTCAGGATAGAGGTCGTGTATTGTCTTAACGATGTGTAATCCCGCAATAACTGGTTTAAAAGCATCTTTATCCGTTACATGGATTTCGATGCCGTGGCTCAACGTACCACTATGCTTAGAAAACTGTGGTGTGAAAGAGGCGGCACGGAACATTACACCAGGGAGGTTTTTTTCGTTTAAGGCAGCCGCAAGCTCTGTGCTGTTAATAAACGGCGCCCCAATCAACTCGAACGGCTTGGTCGTGCCACGCCCTTCAGAGACATTTGTTCCTTCAATCAGGGCAGCGCCAGGATAAACGAGTGCCGTATCTAGTGTCGGCATATTAGGCGATGGGGCAATGAATTGCAGCGGTGTTTCATCATAGTACATGCTGCGTTTCCACTTGTTCATTTCGACAACCGTCAAATCTGCTCCGATATCAAACTCCTCGTTAAATAATTTAGCAAGTTCTCCTACCGTCATGCCATGACGAAGCGGGATAGGGTAGTTGCCGATAAATGATTTGTATTCCGGATTTAAAACCGGACCTGCTACGACCTCGCCACTCAGCGGGTTCGGACGATCTAGGACAATAAATGGAATATTATTTTCTTGGGCAGCTTCCATAGCGTAAGCCATTGTATAAATGTACGTGTAAAATCTTGTACCTACATCTTGAATATCAAATAGAAGAACGTCAATGTTCTCCAGCATCTCAGGGGTAGGCTTTCTTGTTTCACCATACAGACTATACACTGGTAATCCTGTGTTTTCATCAATATAATACTCCACATATTCTCCAGCCTGGGCACTGCCGCGGACTCCGTGTTCTGGTCCATATAAGGCTGTTAAATTAACGTCTGGATCATTGTGCAGAAGATCTACTATGCTATTTAACTCCTGGTCAACGCCAGTTGGGTTAGTAATCAAGCCAACACGTTTACCTTCTATCAGTTCTTTTTCTTCTTCTAGCAAAACTTCTACACCTAGTTTGAAGTTTTTATATTTACCTTTTTGCTTTCCGTTGTTGTCCCCTTTATCTGCAAAAACAACGGTAAAGGTTGATAGGACTAAAATGAACACGAGCAATATGATGGCAGGTTTTCTTTGCATTTCATCCACTCCCCATTTTATTTTGACCGAGGGGGAAATCATTCACCCCTCGGTTTCTCCCTAACTAATAGGATAATCCGTGACCGTACTCATAAAGAGGCTCACCATTCTCCCCAGGAATGGTTACGGGTAGCAATCCAGACGGGTTATTTTTGCCAAATAGGGTGGCAGCCGTTGCTTCAAAGCTTGCTTCCCTGAATCCGTATTGAGCTAAATATCCATCGATTTCAGGGTAGCCCATGATGTCGTATGGATTACGAATTCCAACACCAATTACAGTTACATCCAGCTCCTCAACAAGTTGATTCACTAACTGCATCTGTGAACTGTTTTCTGAGCGACCACT
This region includes:
- a CDS encoding DNA-directed RNA polymerase subunit alpha is translated as MIEIEKPKIEPVEISEDSTFGKFVVEPLERGYGTTLGNSLRRILLSSLPGAAVTSVQIDGVLHEFSTIEGVVEDVTTVILNLKKLALKIYSDEEKTLEIDVQNEGKVTAADITHDSDVEVLNPDLQIATLDSQTSLRVRITAERGRGYRPAEGNNHEDLPIGVIPVDSIFTPVSRVTYQVENTRIGQTSNFDKLTLDVWTDGSIRPEEAISLGAKIYMEHLNIFVGLTDEAQKAEIMVEKEEDQKEKVLEMTIEELDLSVRSYNCLKRAGINTVQELANKSEDDMMKVRNLGRKSLEEVKHKLNELGLGLRKED
- the rplQ gene encoding 50S ribosomal protein L17 — translated: MARKLGRTTDQRMALLRNLATDLIIHERIETTEAKAKELRSVVEKMITLGKRGDLHARRQAESFLYRADANEEGDQTALQKLFSDIAPRYEERQGGYTRVLKLGERKGDGAKMAIIELV
- a CDS encoding energy-coupling factor ABC transporter ATP-binding protein, with amino-acid sequence MSVSQIEFRNVSFRYQEDMPWVLKNVSFTIPENEWVAVIGHNGSGKSTIAKLMNGLLFPQEGEIMVDGQKVEAETVWGVRKKVGMVFQNPDNQFVGTTVRDDVAFGMENHGMPRPLMIERIQESLSAVGMSGYERQEPHRLSGGQKQRVAVASVLAVSPKYMILDEATAMLDPQGRKEILTTMLDVQEQRNLSLITITHDLHEVVQAERVLVMNEGEVWLEGTPREIFAKKEQLTEIGLDTPFVTKLADELKSAGVDLSREPLNHQELLEELWTFHSKK
- a CDS encoding energy-coupling factor ABC transporter ATP-binding protein, translated to MDISFQEVSYVYQPKSPFEHRALNNLSFNIPSGAFVAVIGHTGSGKSTLIQHLNGLVQPTEGEVIVGEYHLKAGEKNKQLRSLREKVGVVFQYPEHQLFEENVEKDIAFGPMNFGVPQEEIKRRTGEAVTSVHLPEDILDRSPFDLSGGQMRRVAIAGVLAMNPEVLVLDEPTAGLDPSGQREIMNMFARIHKEKGLTTVLVTHSMEDALDYADHVIILNQGEVFMQGAPADILQKKQELSEVQLDVPEIIHFINQAEEKFNMKIPFHKQSVAELAKELAQMVKGGRDHE
- a CDS encoding energy-coupling factor transporter transmembrane component T family protein gives rise to the protein MSSSMIIGQYIPGDSVVHRLDPRSKIAMIFFFVVIVFFANSVLSYGLLTLFAIGSAIATRIPIRYIIKGLKPVWFLIAFTFLLHLIVTKEGEVLTTILGWELYEGALIQGAAISLRFFLLIMVTSLLTLTTTPIEITDAIEQLLGPLKKIRFPVHELALMMSISLRFIPTLMQETEKISKAQASRGVDFRTGSFKDRIKAVVPLLVPLFVSAFKRAEELAMAMEARGYKGGEGRTKLRELQISRTDYYIYILFALVVIGLFLTRN
- the truA gene encoding tRNA pseudouridine(38-40) synthase TruA, whose product is MQRLKCRVEYDGTAYAGYQVQPNGVTIQAKIENALTQMHKGERVKVIASGRTDAGVHAVGQVIHFDTNLHIPASNWKRALSSMLPSDIRVANAEQVSEDFHARYDAKGKEYRYYVWNSPEANLFRRLYTYHIRKPLDIESMREACRWVEGEHDFTSFCSPRTDLKGSKVRTIRKAAIEQQGTELVFIFKGNGFLYNMVRILVGTILEVGLGDRTPDELKTMLAAGDRKSAGKTAPPHGLFLWNVDY
- the rplM gene encoding 50S ribosomal protein L13 — protein: MRTTFMANENNVERKWFVVDAAGQTLGRLASEVAAILRGKNKPTYTPHVDTGDHVIIINAGEIELTGNKINDKIYYRHSNHPSGLKSRTANEMRTKYPEQMLELAVKGMLPKGSLGRKMGKKLHVYAGSEHKHEAQQPEVYELRG
- the rpsI gene encoding 30S ribosomal protein S9 codes for the protein MAQVQYSGTGRRKKSTARVRLVPGTGRVVVNKRDAEDFFPYETLRMILKQPLAVTETEGNYDVYVNVDGGGFTGQAGAIRHGIARALLQADPEYRTPLKRAGLLTRDARMKERKKYGLKGARRAPQFSKR
- a CDS encoding DoxX family protein yields the protein MIARGEIGAIILRLFLGLTFFIHGLAKFQGGIGNTARFFESLGIPGFAAYVIAAIELIGGLAVIVGIATKVISVLFALIMVGAIMQAKFAAGFLGGYELDLALLVISVFIALSNRNIWALDNVIFSKKQS
- a CDS encoding VOC family protein, producing MEVQFFQEPNTFVGHVELKVQNLEASIKFYKEVLGFQILEQSERRASLTANGKRPLLTIEQPQPAGPKEANRSGLYHFAILLPNRLELAKILKHFAEQNQQLGASDHLVSEALYLNDPDGNGIEIYTDRESSTWNWQNNEVIMTVDPLDAEDILAELEGESWGGMPEGTVMGHIHLHVSELQKTEEFYNKGLGFDVVCRFGKQALFMSTGNYHHHIGLNTWAGVGAPASSEQSAGLKVFSLVFSSEEARQEVIEQVQRLGYEVKNEDGSFVTKDPSGNLIKLTV
- a CDS encoding exo-beta-N-acetylmuramidase NamZ family protein, whose protein sequence is MQRKPAIILLVFILVLSTFTVVFADKGDNNGKQKGKYKNFKLGVEVLLEEEKELIEGKRVGLITNPTGVDQELNSIVDLLHNDPDVNLTALYGPEHGVRGSAQAGEYVEYYIDENTGLPVYSLYGETRKPTPEMLENIDVLLFDIQDVGTRFYTYIYTMAYAMEAAQENNIPFIVLDRPNPLSGEVVAGPVLNPEYKSFIGNYPIPLRHGMTVGELAKLFNEEFDIGADLTVVEMNKWKRSMYYDETPLQFIAPSPNMPTLDTALVYPGAALIEGTNVSEGRGTTKPFELIGAPFINSTELAAALNEKNLPGVMFRAASFTPQFSKHSGTLSHGIEIHVTDKDAFKPVIAGLHIVKTIHDLYPEDFEFRAENSAGVSFFDNLIGNGWVREAIESGQSVEEMQERWQEDLNEFKKVREEYLLYK